The following coding sequences lie in one Alloacidobacterium dinghuense genomic window:
- the pstB gene encoding phosphate ABC transporter ATP-binding protein PstB translates to MSVGIQVSQFNAWYGTNHALHDINLNIPANQATALIGPSGCGKSTFVRCINRMHETNPIARAAGTIRIGDLDIYNDVSPVEVRRRIGMVFQRPNPFPTMSIYDNVASGLRLNGYRNRRVLDEVVERSLKQAALFDEVKDDLKKKSGASLSGGQQQRLCIARALAVDPEVLLMDEPASALDPVSTAKIEDLIFQLKSQYTIVIVTHNMQQAARVAERTGFFLNGRLVEFDSTHKIFTNPGDKRTEDYITGRFG, encoded by the coding sequence GCACGACATCAACCTGAACATTCCGGCAAATCAAGCCACGGCGCTCATCGGCCCTTCCGGTTGCGGCAAGTCCACCTTCGTGCGCTGCATCAACCGCATGCATGAGACGAACCCCATCGCAAGAGCCGCCGGTACCATCCGCATTGGCGACCTCGACATCTATAACGACGTCTCGCCAGTCGAGGTCCGCCGCCGCATCGGCATGGTCTTCCAGCGCCCCAATCCATTTCCCACCATGTCCATTTACGACAATGTAGCCTCTGGCCTGCGTTTAAATGGCTACCGCAATCGTCGAGTACTCGATGAAGTAGTGGAGCGCTCGCTGAAGCAGGCTGCACTTTTTGACGAAGTCAAAGACGATTTGAAGAAGAAATCCGGTGCCAGCCTCTCCGGTGGACAGCAACAGCGCCTCTGCATCGCCCGCGCCCTTGCTGTCGATCCCGAAGTCCTGCTCATGGATGAGCCGGCTTCAGCACTCGATCCTGTTTCAACGGCGAAAATTGAAGACTTGATTTTCCAGCTCAAATCGCAGTACACCATCGTCATCGTGACCCACAACATGCAGCAGGCCGCGCGTGTGGCCGAGCGCACTGGTTTCTTTTTGAACGGCAGACTTGTTGAGTTTGATTCGACTCACAAGATTTTCACAAATCCCGGGGACAAGAGGACGGAAGATTACATTACGGGTAGATTTGGATGA